The DNA window CATTAGGCCAAATGAGTATACATTTGCTGGAGTTTTAAATGCATGTGCTGGCCATGCCGTTGAACACTTAGGAAAGGAGGTTCACAGTTACATGGTCCGAATAGGGTGTGACCCGTGTTCGTATGCCGTGAGTGCACTTGTTCATTTGTACTCAAAGTGTGGGAATATTGAAAATGCCAGAAGGGTGTTCAACCAAATGCCTCGGCCAGGTTTGGTATCATGGACTTCTCTTATTGCTGGTTATGCTCAGAATGGTCAACCAGACGAAGCTCTTCGGTTATTTGAATTATCGCTTCGATCGGGTACTAAGCCCGATCAAGTTGTCTTTGTTGGGGTTCTTTCTGCTTGTACTCATGCTGGGTTAGTGGACAAGGGTTTAAAATATTTCCATTCAATAAAGGAGAAGCATGGGTTGATGCATACTGCAGATCATTATGCATGTGTTATTGATTTATTGGCACGATCTGGACGGTTTAAAGAGGCAGAGGATATCATTGATAAAATGCCAATAAAACCTGATAAGTTCCTTTGGGCAGCCTTACTTGGAGGATGTAGAATACATGGAAACCTTGAATTGGCTGAAAGGGCAGCAAATGCATTATTCGAGATAGAGCCAGAGGACCCAGCTACGTACATCACTTTAGCTAATATTTACGCTAATGCCGGTCTGTGGACTGAGGAAGCCAAGGTTAGAAAGACTATGGAAAGTAGGGGAATAGTGAAGAAGCCGGGTAAGAGCTGGACTGAGATCAAGAGACAGGTGCATGTCTTCCAGGTAGGAGATACATCCCACTCCAAAATATGTGATATTCATGCATTCCTAGGAGAAATCTCAAAGAAAATGAAGGAGAAAGGCTATATTCCGGACACAAACTTTGTGCTACGGGATGTGGAGGAGGAGCAGAAAGAGCAAAACCTTGTTTACCACAGTGAGAAGCTTGCCGTTGCCTTTGGAATCATTTCAACCCCTCCAGGAACTCCTATCAAGGTTTATAAAAATTTAAGAACTTGCGTAGATTGTCACACCGCCATGAAATATATATCAAAGATTgttcaaagaaaaataatagtgAGAGATTCAAATAGATTTCATTATTTTGAGGATGGAAGCTGCTCATGCCAAGACTATTGGTAACGTCGTGCCAAGCATGAGTGTAATGACATCTTCAATATATGATTTTGCCAGAAAGCAGCCTTGGGGGATTGCATTGACAATCATCTTTTCCTCTATCCCTATCATTTAAGAGGGTACCTCTATCAAGCAAAATTTTCAGATACCACATTGCAACGAGGCATGAAATGTTCAATAAATGATGGAATTATGCTGTACAGGATCACCTATTGATAAAGAGAGGGATCTCAGGAGAGTATATGTGGCAGGAGTATTATTCATTTATGAATTATGTATATACAGCAAGACAGGGTTATTTGTGGGTTCTGTATTTAACTCCATGTAAAAGTGGTAACTTATTAGCATTTCAATTTATCGGTTGCAATGTTCTTCTGGAAGATGTCCTTGTTGCGAGTTAAAGTCAGTTTTTCTTGGCCTTCTGCATCTGCCCCTCAAAGGGTAATTANNNNNNNNNNNNNNNNNNNNNNNNNNNNNNNNNNNNNNNNNNNNNNNNNNNNNNNNNNNNNNNNNNNNNNNNNNNNNNNNNNNNNNNNNNNNNNNNNNNNNNNNNNNNNNNNNNNNNNNNNNNNNNNNNNNNNNNNNNNNNNNNNNNNNNNNNNNNNNNNNNNNNNNNNNNNNNNNNNNNNNNNNNNNNNNNNNNNNNNNNNNNNNNNNNNNNNNNNNNNNNNNNNNNNNNNNNNNNNNNNNNNNNNNNNNNNNNNNNNNNNNNNNNNNNNNNNNNNNNNNNNNNNNNNNNNNNNNNNNNNNNNNNNNNNNNNNNNNNNNNNNNNNNNNNNNNNNNNNNNNNNNNNNNNNNNNNNNNNNNNNNNNNNNNNNNNNNNNNNNNNNNNNNNNNNNNNNNNNNNNNNNNNNNNNNNNNNNNNNNNNNNNNNNNNNNNNNNNNNNNNNNNNNNNNNNNNNNNNNNNNNNNNNNNNNNNNNNNNNNNNNNNNNNNNNNNNNNNNNNNNNNNNNNNNNNNNNNNNNNNNNNNNNNNNNNNNNNNNNNNNNNNNNNNNNNNNNNNNNNNNNNNNNNNNNNNNNNNNNNNNNNNNNNNNNNNNNNNNNNNNNNNNNNNNNNNNNNNNNNNNNNNNNNNNNNNNNNNNNNNNNNNNNNNNNNNNNNNNNNNNNNNNNNNNNNNNNNNNNNNNNNNNNNNNNNNNNNNNNNNNNNNNNNNNNNNNNNNNNNNNNNNNNNNNNNNNNNNNNNNNNNNNNNNNNNNNNNNNNNNNNNNNNNNNNNNNNNNNNNNNNNNNNNNNNNNNNNNNNNNNNNNNNNNNNNNNNNNNNNNNNNNNNNNNNNNNNNNNNNNNNNNNNNNNNNNNNNNNNNNNNNNNNNNNNNNNNNNNNNNNNNNNNNNNNNNNNNNNNNNNNNNNNNNNNNNNNNNNNNNNNNNNNNNNNNNNNNNNNNNNNNNNNNNNNNNNNNNNNNNNNNNNNNNNNNNNNNNNNNNNNNNNNNNNNNNNNNNNNNNNNNNNNNNNNNNNNNNNNNNNNNN is part of the Arachis ipaensis cultivar K30076 unplaced genomic scaffold, Araip1.1 Aipa1002, whole genome shotgun sequence genome and encodes:
- the LOC107624660 gene encoding pentatricopeptide repeat-containing protein At4g37170-like isoform X2, which codes for MHKFRNFKRSFSFLKSQSLTQSRFNERCDGNKLEEAIDVLCQQNRLNEAIELLHQIHRPSPRIYSTLIAACVRHRALQEGKMVHAHTKASEFVPGISISNRLLDLYSKCGSLGDAQKLFDEMIHRDLCSWNTMIAGYAKIGRLHQARKLFDEMPQRDNFSWNAVISGYVRHGCPWEALELFRSMQNHESSNSNKFTLSSALAASAAILCLRLGKEIHGYLTRTGLDSDEVVWSALLDLYGKCGSLNEARGIFYKMANKDVVSWTTMIHRCFEDGRKEEGFSLFRELMGSGIRPNEYTFAGVLNACAGHAVEHLGKEVHSYMVRIGCDPCSYAVSALVHLYSKCGNIENARRVFNQMPRPGLVSWTSLIAGYAQNGQPDEALRLFELSLRSGTKPDQVVFVGVLSACTHAGLVDKGLKYFHSIKEKHGLMHTADHYACVIDLLARSGRFKEAEDIIDKMPIKPDKFLWAALLGGCRIHGNLELAERAANALFEIEPEDPATYITLANIYANAGLWTEEAKVRKTMESRGIVKKPGKSWTEIKRQVHVFQVGDTSHSKICDIHAFLGEISKKMKEKGYIPDTNFVLRDVEEEQKEQNLVYHSEKLAVAFGIISTPPGTPIKVYKNLRTCVDCHTAMKYISKIVQRKIIVRDSNRFHYFEDGSCSCQDYW